A stretch of DNA from Candidatus Pseudomonas phytovorans:
TTCCATGCCTGCCCGTTTTGCGTCAAGACCCGCCGCACGTTGCACCGCCTGAATGTGCCAGTGGCGCTGCGCGATGCGAAGAACGACCCCGTGCATCGCCAGGCCCTGCAGGAAGGTGGCGGCCGGGTGAAAGTGCCGTGCCTGCGCATTGAAGAGGCTGGCAAGGTGACCTGGATGTATGAGTCCAAGGCCATCATTGCTTACCTGGATGAGCGGTTTGCCAAAATCTGAGTAGCGCCGCCGATCCCTGTGGGAGCGGGCAAGCCCGCGAAGCAGGCGACGCGGTGGATGGCACCGGCGCTGCCGGTGTTCGCGGGCACGCCCGCTCCCACAGGGATTGCGCAAGCGTTCAGAGCACCTTTCAGCCCACCATCGGCACATGCCGCGGGTGGCTGCTGACGCGCTCCAGCCAGGCCCGCACTGCCGGGTAATCCGCCAGGTCGAACCCGCCCTGCTGCGCCACATGGGTGTAGGCATACAATGCCACATCGGCAATCGAATACTGCTCACCCACCAGGTACGGCGTCATCTGCAGCTGCCGCTCCATCACCTTCAACGCCTTGTAGCCGCCCTTGTGCAGCTTGCGGTACTCCTCCAGGCGCTCGTCCGGCAGCCCCAGGTAGAACTGGATGAAGCGGGCCACGGCAATGTACGGCTCATGGCTGTACTGCTCGAAAAACTGCCATTGCAATACCTGGGTACGCAGGCGTGGCTCGCTGGGCAGGAACTCGCTGCCATCGGCCAGGAAATTGAGAATCGCATTGGACTCCCACAGATAGCTGCCGTCTTCCAGCGCCAGCACCGGCACCTTGCCGTTGGGGTTCATCGCCAGGAACTCAGGCGTTTCAGTCTCGCCCTTGAGGATGTCCACCGGGTGCCATTCGCACGGCTGGCCCAACAGGCTCAGCATCAGCTTGACCTTGTAGCAGTTGCCCGACTGGTAATCGCCATAGACCTTGTACATCGCCCCTCCCTTTCCAAGCAGTTTCGCATTTGCGCCCAATAGTTGGCGACTGTACGGCTAAAAGCAATGGCCGCTGTATGGCAAGGATCAATCTTGCTCGCTGTAGTCTGAAAAAACTGCTTACACCTTTACAAGGACTTTGTTCATGACCGATGCCACTTCCGCACGCCTGCGGCCCCTGGCAGATACTTCTCCATCGGCGGTGGTTGCCGGCTTCATCGCCATGCTCACCGGCTACACCAGTTCGCTGGTGCTGATGTTCCAGGCCGGCCAGGCGGCCGGGCTGACCAACGCGCAGATCTCGTCATGGATCTGGGCGCTGTCGATCGGCATGGCGGTGTGCAGCATCGGCCTGTCACTGCGCTACCGCACCCCGATCACCATCGCCTGGTCCACCCCAGGCGCGGCCTTGCTGATCACAAGCCTGGGCGGGGTGAGCTACGGCGAGGCGATTGGTGCCTACATCACCTGTGCCGCGCTGGTGCTCATCTGCGGCCTTACTGGCAGCTTCGAGCGCCTGGTCAAGCGCATCCCGGCATCGCTGGCCTCGGCACTGCTGGCGGGCATCCTGTTCAAGATCGGTAGCGAAATTTTCGTCGCGGCGCAGCATCGCACCTTGCTGGTGCTGGGTATGTTCTTCAGCTACCTGCTGGTCAAGCGGCTGTCGCCACGTTACTGCGTGCTGGCCGCGCTGCTGGTGGGCACGGCATTGTCTGGCGCGCTGGGCCTGCTGGACTTCAGCGGCTTCCATCTTGAAGTGGCCAAACCGGTGTGGACCACACCGAGCTTCTCGCTGGCAGCCACCATCAGCATTGGTATTCCGCTGTTTGTGGTGGCGATGACTTCGCAGAACATGCCCGGGGTGGCCGTGCTGCGTGCCGACGGTTACCAGGTGCCGGCCTCACCGCTGATTTCGGCCACCGGCTTTGCTTCGCTGCTGCTGGCGCCATTCGGTTCGCACGGGGTCAACCTGGCGGCGATCAGCGCAGCGATCTGCACCGGGCCGCACGCCCATGAAGACCCGAGCAAACGCTACACCGCCGCGGTGTGGTGCGGGATTTTCTACGGCATTGCCGGGGTATTCGGGGCGACCTTGGCGGCACTGTTTGCAGCGTTGCCGAAAGAGCTGGTGCTGTCGATTGCCGCATTGGCGCTGTTTGGCTCGATCATGAACGGGCTGACCGTGGCCATGAGCGAAGCGCGTGAGCGAGAGGCGGCGGTGATCACCTTTATGGTGACGGCTTCGGGGCTGACCTTGTTCTCGATTGGTTCGGCGTTCTGGGGGATTGTGGCGGGGGTGTTGGCCTTGTTGATTCTTAACCCGCGCAGGGTATGACGGCAGGTCGGTGTTGCCGCTGAGATCGAGCGCCGCCCGCGCGGCGCTTCGCGGGGCAAGCCCGCTCCCACATTTGTTGCAACGTGGCCATGTCTGTGAGGCCATGGTTATCAGCCTTGTTGGCATGACTGGATTTCGAGGCGGGCATTGAAGCCGCTCCACCTGTCTCAAGACATGTACCAAGGCAGCCAACCATGGCGTTACAGGGTCGGCACGTTGCAACAAATGTGGGAGCGGGCTTGCCCCGCGATGCGCCGCGCGGGCGGCGCTCGATCTCAAACCCAACGAAAAATCCGAGCCAGGCATCTAAAGCCTGAAATGCCCCACCATCCCCTTCAGGTCAGTGCCCAACCGCGCCAGCTCCACACTGGACCGGGCATTGTCCTGCATCGCCAGCGCCGCCTGATCCGCGCTGCCGCGAATCTGCGTGACACTGCGACTGATCTCTTCCGCCACCGAGCTCTGTTGCTCAGCCGCTGCGGCAATCTGCTGGTTCATCTGCTGGATCAATGAAACCGCAGCCGCAATGCTGCCCAGTGCGCTCTCGGTCTGCAGCGTATCAGCCACCGCCAAGCGTACCAGTTCGGTACTACCACGAATCTGCGCCACCGACTGCTGGGCGTTGCCGCGCAGGCTGGCAACCAGTGCTTCGATCTGCTCGGTAGACTGCCGGGTACGCCGGGCCAAAGCACGCACCTCGTCGGCCACCACGGCAAAACCACGCCCCTGCTCGCCAGCGCGAGCGGCCTCGATGGCGGCGTTCAGCGCCAGCAGATTGGTCTGCTCGGCCACACTCTTGATCACTTCCAGCACGCCACCGATGGTGTGGATTTCGGCACTCAGGCTGTCGATACCAGCGCTGGCCGTTTCCGCCGCCGCCGCCAA
This window harbors:
- a CDS encoding glutaredoxin; protein product: MIVKALRVGLGQLIVFADWISRPAKRKRDAAAQARVEQAAKGLALYQFHACPFCVKTRRTLHRLNVPVALRDAKNDPVHRQALQEGGGRVKVPCLRIEEAGKVTWMYESKAIIAYLDERFAKI
- a CDS encoding glutathione S-transferase family protein; amino-acid sequence: MYKVYGDYQSGNCYKVKLMLSLLGQPCEWHPVDILKGETETPEFLAMNPNGKVPVLALEDGSYLWESNAILNFLADGSEFLPSEPRLRTQVLQWQFFEQYSHEPYIAVARFIQFYLGLPDERLEEYRKLHKGGYKALKVMERQLQMTPYLVGEQYSIADVALYAYTHVAQQGGFDLADYPAVRAWLERVSSHPRHVPMVG
- a CDS encoding benzoate/H(+) symporter BenE family transporter, coding for MTDATSARLRPLADTSPSAVVAGFIAMLTGYTSSLVLMFQAGQAAGLTNAQISSWIWALSIGMAVCSIGLSLRYRTPITIAWSTPGAALLITSLGGVSYGEAIGAYITCAALVLICGLTGSFERLVKRIPASLASALLAGILFKIGSEIFVAAQHRTLLVLGMFFSYLLVKRLSPRYCVLAALLVGTALSGALGLLDFSGFHLEVAKPVWTTPSFSLAATISIGIPLFVVAMTSQNMPGVAVLRADGYQVPASPLISATGFASLLLAPFGSHGVNLAAISAAICTGPHAHEDPSKRYTAAVWCGIFYGIAGVFGATLAALFAALPKELVLSIAALALFGSIMNGLTVAMSEAREREAAVITFMVTASGLTLFSIGSAFWGIVAGVLALLILNPRRV